From the Patescibacteria group bacterium genome, the window TGGAAAAAAAACACCATCACGCTTGTGATTATTTTCCATCTTGTAAGGTAAAAAATTGAAAGTCAAACAAAAATGCCGAAAGGCACTATTATTTCTCTTGTGTATAACTATTGACTTTTCTGTCAAAATAGTATACATTAAAAATGTCTTTCAGTTCTTCTATAGACTGAAAGGGCATCACATCTTAGGACAACCCTCTTCGCGGAGGGTTGTTTTGTTTTCGCCTCCTTGGTCCCTATAACGTAGTTCTCTCCCCCAAATATCCTCTTGCACATTTAGTATGTCATAATAACCATCCCCACCCGTTTTTAATTCTTCAGAAATATTATTCTTGGAAGAAAAGATATAGACTTTTTTGCCGCCGTTCCTTAGATACGTCACCAAAGCCAAAAAGTCCGAATCGCCGGAAAACAAGACGGCGATAGTATATTTTTTAGAATGATGGACCGCATCAATTGCTATCTCTACATCCATATTGCCTTTTTCTTCTACAGATTGACCCTCGGCACTGGCGGTGATGATTCTTTTTAATTCTTTTTTACGCACCTTAAAGCCTAAACCCTTTTTAAGAAAGGTATAAAATTTATGTTTTCCTTCCAGGCTGTATTCTCTGGTGCCGTCGGCCGGATAGGCAGTATAATAAAAAACTTCTATAGCGACTCCATTAAATTCTTCTTTTATAAATTTTCTTAATTTTTCGTAATCAAAAAATTTTCCTTTGGCTTTCTGTGCCGCCCACAGGTTAGATGCATCGATAAAAACATAGATGACATTATCTTCAAGATACTTCCCTATCCACTCGCTCATGATCTTTTTAATCTCGGCCAGATGCTGTAGCGCGCGAAAGGTGTGCGGCGCACCTGCGACAACGTGGAACTCTTTGGGCCCGGGCAGAGCGTCAAAAAGCATTTTTTGGTGCACGGGCGGCGTACTGTTGTCAAGCTCACCGGCAATCAGGAGCACCGGCATGGTCAATTTATTTACTTGAGGCAATAAATCGTAGTGCAGGCGGTCTTCCACATGCGACCATTTTAATTTTTTAATTCTTCCCGGGACTTCCGCGTTCTCTTCAATGCGCCAGCCGGTTTTTTGCCATACTTCCAAATTCTTTTTGTACCGCGGCGTTTCCAGACTCAACTTGCCGGAAATCACGGTTGAAATCGGCGCAAGCGCTTTCACTTGCGTTGGATACTTCTCCGCGTACAGGGCAACCGAGATGCCACCCAGACTGTGGCCGCAGAGCCAGAACGGCTCCGCATACCACCTCTGCGTTTTGCTCCAGTTGATAACGTCTTCCAAATCTTCGTAATAATTGGTGAGGGTCGCGTCCGCATAATCACCGTCGCTTTCGCCGAAGGTATTTGTAGTATCAAAATACACCACGCTCAAGCCGTGCTCCTTGAACGCGGCGACGAAGACCTGGATGTGCGGCTGATACTTATCGCCACCCAAACCGTGCATGACAAAGGCCATGCCTTTGGCATTTGGTGTTTCTTCCACAACCACGGCCATATTTTGATTCTTGCGATTTCTGATGAAGAGCTTTTGCATACGTTTTAACTTACAAAATAACCTCTTCGGCGTCGTCAATGTCGCTGACGCGCGGCAGAATGTAGACGTCGCGGCGAAAGTCATCCGTGCCGATGAGTTTGCCCTCGCCTTTGCGGATGCGCTCAAACGGTTCGCAGGCGCGGCAGCCGTTGTGCGGACAGGCGAATTTTTTCAACTGACGCGCGAGCTTCATCTGACGCGCGATGTCCAAAATTTTCAGACGGGAGGCTTCCGCGTCGGGCAATTCCAAAAGCGAGGGCGCGTCATCCATGGCCAAATACCAGTAACTCATGCGCGCCACGGTGCGGTTCTGACAGTTGGTAGCGAGCAAATAATAAATAGGCAGCTGCAGTGAATTTTCCACCCGCTTTTGGCCGGTTTTAAAATCAATGATGTGCACGGCATCCTGGTCTTTCAAATACTCCATCCAGTCAATGCGGCCGCACAAAATCAACTCTTCTTCTTCGGAAAGCCAGTAGTAGAGCAGGTCTTTTTTTATTTTTACCGCCAAATTTACGAGCGGACCCGGATTGTCGTAGACGCGTTGCAGCATGTCTTCGCCGCGCTTTTTGTAGCGGTACTCCTGGTCAACGCCGGAAAAGCCGCCTTTTTCTCCGGCAATGTTTTCCCACTCTTTACGAAATTTTGGCAGAAGTTCCAGCGTGATGCGCTCGTTTGCAGGCAACACGGAGAGTGACTCTAAAACGCTGTGCACAGCCTGGCCCAAAGCAAGACTGGGCGCCATCAGCGTGATTTTATGTCCGGTCACCGGGTCGCGGTAGACATTTTTAAGGTAGTAGGCGCGCGAACACTCCAAAAAATCCGTAATGGATGAGTGCGACGCCCAGGTGGCGGCGAATTTGTCAGACATGTGATTTAGTTATTTTTTCCAAATAGCGCGGGCGAACTTCCAGACATGCTTGATGACGACTAACATGATGAAGAAGTACAGCACGTACTGCGCGAGCACGAAAATCAGTGCGAGCAAATTAATCGTAACATCCTGCACGGTCTGGTTGATGTTGCGCACGAAGTCTTTAATCGCAGCCTGCCAGGAGTCTTTGATGGTACGGCCGTCAATGTATTTATTCTCAACCACGTTCACGCGAAAATACGTATAGTCCAGCCGGTCCAGTTGTTCGGCTTTGGCTCGGCTAAGCCGGTCTAATTGCTCATTGATATTGATGCGTTCCTGCGTCAGACGCTCAATGAGCTGCAACTTGCTGTCAATAATTTTGGCCAGGCTTTCCACGTCGCGCGCGCTGGTGGCGAGCTTGCTGATTTCATCGTAGGCGTCCATGGCATCGTTCAGGGTCGCATTCACCGAGTCAAGTTTTTTCTGTAAAATTTCGGTTTCGGAGGTAAAATCTTTAATTTGCGACTGTATTGTATATGAATTTTCAGCAAAGTCTTTGGGGTCAAAATTTTTGATGAATGAAACGACCTCGCCTACCGCCGGCGTTTTGACTTTAAAGACGTAGTTACAGCCCCGCTCGTAGCGATTTTCATTTTCAAAAATAATATCCTCGCGCGCCTTCAAATCCGAAACCGCATTGCAGGTGTCATCCAATTTGCGTGTTTCAATGGTGGCGCTGTAATCGGTCACCTCAAACTCCTCGGCCATATCCCCGGTCGTGCCGGCAACGGGCGGCACCGGCGCAATGTTGCGCACGGACAACGCCATTCCGGCATCACTGCCTGAATACATTTCCTCGCTTTTGATTGAATAACTGCTGTCGTAGGCCGGCGCCATTCCCATGCTTGATGATATGATACTGGGCGCATTCTGACTTGAAACCGTAGAATGTATGGCACTGAACGACGAACCGGCGATACGGAAAAAAAGTCCGAAAATCGCCACCAGAACAATCGCGGCCAGAATAATGCCGGCCGCTTTCACCAGCGTAGCGACCGGTTTTTCATTGAATTGTTTTAAAATGTCCATAGATATAAATTAAGTAAGTTAGCCTTTTGTTTTAGTATAACAAAAATCGCCTCCTTTGGCGATTTTTGCGCGGCGCATCCTTTGCGGAAGCTATCGCTTGCTACGGCAGTCGCACTCGCAGTCCGGCGCGCAGGTGCAGCAGTGCACGCACACGCTCGGCTCGCACGAGCAGGCGGTGTTCTCATCCAGCGGCATGCCGCAATCGCACTTTTTTTCTGACATAACTTTTAAATTAGTAGGTTATACTATCTTTATTTTCCCACTTCGCGAACAAAAAGTCAAAGCAGAACATGAATAAACTGTCTGATTTATTGCAATATTTCCCGCTTTCTGTATAATGAAAACAGTTTTGGGAGAGGTGCCGGAGTGGTCGAACGGGGCACCCTGCTAAGGTGTTAACCGCGCAAGCGGTTCGAGGGTTCGAATCCCTCCCTCTCCGCCAGATTACCAAGTTTGAACCTCGATAAAATAAGGGATTTTGAAAGCCAAAATAGCACCCAAAAGGTGCTATTTTAAGTAAAATGCTCAAAACCTATTTTGGGATATACCATAATAGGATATAAACTATATTTATAAAAATATGCCAAAATCAACACACACTGATGATTATAAAACAACTATTAGCCGCCTGAGAAAGGTTAGACTTGAATTAGGTTTAAAGCAAGAAGACGTTGCAGATAAGCTCGGCAAGCCGCAATCTTTTGTTTCTAAAATTGAATGTGGAGAAAGACGATTGGATATTGCAGAATTAAAAGAATTGGCAAAACTTTATAAAAAAGACCTGACTTATTTTATTTAAAAATATGAATTTAGAAAAATTTAGTAAATTTTTAAAGACCGTTGATCTTCATGCATATCGTGACAGATTTAGACCTATAAAGATTGTTGAGATGGATTTACCAAAAGATATTCAGGCTATTTCTTTATTGTATAAAATTTATTGGGATAAAAAAAAGTTTATAGATTATGATGATTTTTATAAAGAATATCTAAAAAGATTAGGTGATAATATTGAAAGTTTCCGAAAGAAAATTTTAATGTGTGATAAATGTTTTTACTTGGGTTTGCCCGCAAGAATTTATAGAACATGGGCAAGTATTATTACTCAAATACATGCCGGTTATGTTGCTGAATCAGTATTTGGGGCTGGTAGCGTGGAAATGTCAGAGGTATTAGATCATCAAGGTGCTGATTTTAGAGTCACTTACAAAAACAAAAAATTTAACTATCAAGTTAAGAAAGAGACACATAGTCGGGAAGTTAGAAAACAAAAAGAATCAAAAACAAAATTAGACGGAGAATTTATTGATATTCTTTATAATGTTCCGACAAACGATGTTTTTGATAATCCTAAAACTAAGAAGGGCGAATGGAGAAAGCCTTACAAAGAATTTATTGCTAATAAAAAATTAGAAAGATTTAATAATGGTTTTGTTGTTTTCACTCCAACAATTTTTGAAATAAAGAAAAAAGAAATTGACTCTAAATTAAAATAGCTTGGATATAATTTTTACTGAAGAAATTGTTTTTTCTGCTATTTTTACATAATCAGGATTAATTTCAAATCCGATATAATTTTGACCCAACTCTTTTGCGGCTGCACATTCAGCCCCTGTTCCAACAAATGGTACTAGTACCACGCCATCTTTTTTGGGTGTAGCTGATTTAATTAATTTTCTGCAAATTTCAAGCGGTTTTTGTGTAGGATGTTTAACTATTTCATGATCAGTATGATTTTTTAATTCTCTTGGCTCAAAAACATTTCCTCCGCAAGTTTTACAGATAAACCACCTCTCGTTCATGCCAGCCCCACCAGCTAATGCTGGTATTTTAATTACATCTCTTGGTAGCGCACCACCTTCATGTGCCTTATAAACAGTTTCTTGTCCGCCTTTACTGTATCTGCCTATAGTGCCTTTGCGTATCTTGCCGGCAGCGCCGTTTAAAAAACCTTCAGTATAAGGCTCTCTTACTTCGTCGCGATTAAAAATTGGATTATCTTTCCAAGCA encodes:
- a CDS encoding alpha/beta fold hydrolase encodes the protein MQKLFIRNRKNQNMAVVVEETPNAKGMAFVMHGLGGDKYQPHIQVFVAAFKEHGLSVVYFDTTNTFGESDGDYADATLTNYYEDLEDVINWSKTQRWYAEPFWLCGHSLGGISVALYAEKYPTQVKALAPISTVISGKLSLETPRYKKNLEVWQKTGWRIEENAEVPGRIKKLKWSHVEDRLHYDLLPQVNKLTMPVLLIAGELDNSTPPVHQKMLFDALPGPKEFHVVAGAPHTFRALQHLAEIKKIMSEWIGKYLEDNVIYVFIDASNLWAAQKAKGKFFDYEKLRKFIKEEFNGVAIEVFYYTAYPADGTREYSLEGKHKFYTFLKKGLGFKVRKKELKRIITASAEGQSVEEKGNMDVEIAIDAVHHSKKYTIAVLFSGDSDFLALVTYLRNGGKKVYIFSSKNNISEELKTGGDGYYDILNVQEDIWGRELRYRDQGGENKTTLREEGCPKM
- a CDS encoding PD-(D/E)XK nuclease family protein, which encodes MSDKFAATWASHSSITDFLECSRAYYLKNVYRDPVTGHKITLMAPSLALGQAVHSVLESLSVLPANERITLELLPKFRKEWENIAGEKGGFSGVDQEYRYKKRGEDMLQRVYDNPGPLVNLAVKIKKDLLYYWLSEEEELILCGRIDWMEYLKDQDAVHIIDFKTGQKRVENSLQLPIYYLLATNCQNRTVARMSYWYLAMDDAPSLLELPDAEASRLKILDIARQMKLARQLKKFACPHNGCRACEPFERIRKGEGKLIGTDDFRRDVYILPRVSDIDDAEEVIL
- a CDS encoding helix-turn-helix transcriptional regulator gives rise to the protein MPKSTHTDDYKTTISRLRKVRLELGLKQEDVADKLGKPQSFVSKIECGERRLDIAELKELAKLYKKDLTYFI
- a CDS encoding TaqI family restriction endonuclease; translation: MNLEKFSKFLKTVDLHAYRDRFRPIKIVEMDLPKDIQAISLLYKIYWDKKKFIDYDDFYKEYLKRLGDNIESFRKKILMCDKCFYLGLPARIYRTWASIITQIHAGYVAESVFGAGSVEMSEVLDHQGADFRVTYKNKKFNYQVKKETHSREVRKQKESKTKLDGEFIDILYNVPTNDVFDNPKTKKGEWRKPYKEFIANKKLERFNNGFVVFTPTIFEIKKKEIDSKLK